The Corynebacterium simulans genome contains a region encoding:
- a CDS encoding glycosyltransferase family 4 protein, with amino-acid sequence MRVAIVAESFLPNVNGVTNSVLRVLEHLAETGHEALVIAPGAREGQEEIADYLGFPIVRVPTVRIPLIDSLPVGVPTTAVDEALRQFKPDIIHLASPFVLGAAGAFSARQQRIPSVALYQTDVAGFATKYHASALAYATWEWLRTIHNACQMTLAPSSLTIRDLEDHNIKNVRHWGRGVDAERFHPSKRSAQLRKQWGADGKKVVGFVGRLAAEKGVHRLAALNDRSDIQLVIVGDGPERPLLEAQLPNAYFTGALGGDELAQAYASLDVFVHAGEFETFCQAIQEAQASGVPTIGPRAGGPVDLIQEGYNGLLLEVATFVEDLPNAVDALLNPEIHEELRANARESISSKTWKALCEQLLGYYEEVLEDTRRVPLTILGQRPELPRWAARALGARVA; translated from the coding sequence ATGCGTGTTGCGATTGTGGCAGAGTCCTTCCTTCCCAACGTCAATGGAGTGACCAACTCCGTGCTGCGTGTGCTTGAGCACCTGGCAGAAACCGGGCACGAGGCCCTTGTCATTGCCCCCGGTGCGCGCGAGGGGCAGGAGGAAATCGCGGATTATCTAGGCTTTCCCATCGTGCGGGTTCCCACCGTGCGCATCCCACTGATTGATTCGCTGCCTGTCGGCGTACCAACCACCGCCGTGGACGAGGCACTGCGGCAGTTCAAGCCCGACATCATCCACCTGGCCAGCCCCTTTGTTCTGGGTGCTGCCGGGGCCTTCTCCGCCCGTCAGCAACGCATTCCGTCGGTGGCGCTCTACCAAACTGACGTCGCCGGTTTCGCTACCAAGTACCACGCTTCCGCGCTGGCTTATGCCACCTGGGAGTGGCTGCGCACCATCCACAACGCCTGCCAGATGACGCTCGCGCCTTCCTCGTTGACCATCCGCGATTTGGAAGATCACAACATCAAAAATGTGCGCCACTGGGGCCGCGGTGTGGATGCGGAGCGTTTCCACCCGTCTAAGCGCTCCGCGCAGTTGCGCAAGCAGTGGGGCGCAGACGGCAAGAAGGTCGTGGGTTTCGTTGGCCGTCTTGCTGCAGAAAAGGGCGTGCACCGTCTGGCTGCGCTGAATGATCGCTCCGATATTCAGCTGGTCATCGTTGGCGATGGCCCAGAGCGTCCACTGCTGGAGGCACAGCTGCCCAACGCTTACTTCACGGGCGCGCTCGGCGGCGACGAGTTGGCCCAAGCTTATGCCTCTCTCGACGTCTTCGTTCACGCGGGCGAATTCGAAACCTTCTGCCAGGCCATTCAGGAGGCGCAGGCTTCCGGCGTCCCCACGATTGGGCCGCGCGCCGGAGGCCCAGTGGATCTCATTCAGGAGGGCTACAACGGGCTGCTTCTCGAAGTCGCGACCTTCGTCGAGGATCTCCCCAACGCCGTCGATGCGCTGCTGAACCCAGAAATCCACGAGGAGTTGCGTGCGAATGCCCGCGAGTCGATTTCTTCCAAGACGTGGAAGGCGCTGTGTGAGCAGCTTCTGGGCTACTACGAGGAGGTCTTGGAAGATACTCGCCGCGTGCCGCTGACCATCCTGGGTCAGCGCCCTGAGCTGCCGCGGTGGGCGGCGCGTGCCCTCGGTGCACGCGTGGCCTAA
- the menD gene encoding 2-succinyl-5-enolpyruvyl-6-hydroxy-3-cyclohexene-1-carboxylic-acid synthase — MTDSMKLAEAVAAQLARHLSDVIICPGSRNAPLSLALLAREDIRVHTRLDERSAAFTALGMARVQRRHVGVVMTSGTAVANALPAMVEAAHSHTPLAVISADRPARLVGTGASQTIQQQGIFGVYAATTQVAEEADIPQVAQRFTSDLQVHINVAFDVPLLHESLPEKPSDHTSRKAPTPRPVNHGEVEVDLSKNTLVIAGDEAWEVQGLEDVPTIAEPTAPAPFHPVHPAAAHIFRRAQVSANDYVVNTKVEQVIVVGHPTLHRGVMALINDPDIELIVLSRSADFTNPRSEQATLGTTVKTTGEPSREWLKICEGAAEMASSGVREVLENEELGFTGLHVAAAVGDTLSVEDTLVLGASNPVRDASLVGLPFDGVDTFSPRGAAGIDGTIAQAMGIALATQSREADAWRAPRVIALLGDVTFLHDATSLLVPEGEARPENLTIVVANDDGCGIFELLEQGAEPFRPSFEKAFGTPHGMKLEQVAEAFGAEYRAANTPQELLDTLAELKEYSTGVTIVEAHTTRETRRQLQAELTAKVGQ, encoded by the coding sequence ATGACTGACTCCATGAAGCTGGCGGAGGCGGTGGCTGCGCAATTGGCGCGCCACCTGTCTGACGTCATTATCTGCCCAGGCTCCCGCAACGCGCCGCTTTCTTTGGCGCTGCTGGCTCGCGAGGATATCCGCGTTCACACTCGTTTGGATGAGCGCTCCGCGGCCTTTACCGCCCTGGGCATGGCGCGCGTGCAGCGCCGCCACGTTGGCGTTGTGATGACGTCTGGCACTGCCGTGGCTAACGCATTGCCAGCGATGGTGGAGGCAGCCCACTCGCATACCCCGCTGGCTGTCATCAGCGCTGATCGTCCCGCACGCTTGGTGGGCACGGGCGCTTCTCAGACCATTCAGCAGCAGGGCATTTTCGGCGTCTACGCTGCAACCACCCAGGTGGCTGAGGAAGCAGACATTCCGCAGGTTGCGCAGCGTTTTACTAGTGACCTGCAAGTGCACATCAACGTTGCCTTTGACGTTCCACTTCTCCACGAGTCACTGCCGGAAAAGCCTTCTGATCACACCTCCCGCAAGGCGCCTACGCCGCGACCTGTCAACCACGGCGAGGTCGAGGTTGACTTGAGCAAGAACACGCTCGTTATCGCCGGCGACGAAGCCTGGGAGGTCCAAGGCCTCGAGGACGTCCCGACCATCGCCGAGCCCACCGCGCCGGCACCGTTCCACCCGGTGCACCCAGCGGCGGCTCATATCTTCCGCCGCGCGCAGGTCTCGGCTAACGATTACGTGGTTAACACCAAGGTCGAGCAGGTCATCGTGGTGGGCCATCCTACGCTGCACCGCGGCGTCATGGCGCTTATCAACGACCCAGACATCGAGCTCATCGTTCTTTCCCGCAGCGCCGATTTCACCAATCCGCGTAGCGAGCAAGCCACCTTGGGTACCACGGTCAAGACCACCGGCGAGCCGAGTCGCGAGTGGCTGAAGATCTGCGAGGGCGCTGCTGAGATGGCTTCCTCCGGGGTGCGCGAGGTCCTTGAGAACGAGGAGCTTGGTTTCACCGGCCTGCATGTCGCCGCCGCGGTGGGGGATACCCTCTCCGTCGAAGACACCTTGGTCCTAGGCGCCTCGAACCCGGTCCGTGATGCCTCGCTGGTAGGCCTGCCTTTCGACGGCGTGGATACCTTCTCACCCCGCGGCGCCGCCGGCATAGACGGCACCATCGCACAGGCCATGGGCATCGCGCTGGCCACCCAATCCCGCGAAGCTGATGCATGGCGCGCCCCGCGCGTTATCGCATTGCTTGGCGATGTCACCTTCCTCCACGACGCCACCTCACTTCTTGTTCCAGAAGGCGAGGCCCGCCCGGAAAATCTCACTATCGTGGTGGCCAATGATGACGGCTGCGGCATCTTCGAGCTCCTGGAACAGGGCGCAGAGCCGTTCCGTCCCTCCTTCGAGAAGGCCTTCGGCACACCGCACGGAATGAAACTGGAACAGGTGGCGGAAGCCTTCGGCGCCGAGTACCGCGCGGCGAATACTCCACAGGAGCTTCTCGATACGCTCGCCGAGCTGAAGGAATACTCCACCGGAGTCACCATCGTCGAAGCACACACCACCCGTGAGACTCGCCGCCAGCTGCAGGCGGAGCTGACTGCAAAGGTCGGCCAGTAG
- a CDS encoding excinuclease ABC subunit A encodes MISVRDAHLHNLRNVDVDIPRGKVVAVTGVSGSGKSSLAFGTIHGEGQRRYLESVAPFARRLIGSAVDPQVSQIEGLPPTVALEQSTSAGGARSTVGTISAISNSVRLLYSRAGDNPEGLYSDSFSPNTPEGMCPECQGTGVVHVATEESMVPDQSLSIEEGAIAAWPGAWAGKNFHDILMTLGYDMDSPWRELPRADRDWILFTEERPVVTVKPLRGADQIQRNYEGTWRSVASYLNKTLAETQSESLRKRTLQYMESHTCPTCQGRRLNPRALQVTYAGLPIDALNDLPLDELHDLLAKQKPEENSAEDLLLKQVIPALTSALELGLAHLSLGRPTETLSAGELQRIRLAAQLRSGLFGVTYVLDEPSAGLHPEERTAVMDICRRFVDAGNTVLLVEHDMDLVAQADWLVDVGPRAGEGGGQVLYSGPVADYVADTPTSKALARRRLALNETPRKSEKQLHLRGIKARNLRGLDVDFALGAFTAVTGVSGSGKSTLVSTVLAGLLRDQATAVTDAEEQPDGAARQWSVENTENLGEVTRLVQITQKPIGRTPRSTLATYTGLFDHVRKLFANTQEAKQRKWTVSRFSYNVKQGQCPTCGGAGQIEVELVFLPGSYTLCPDCQGKRYNPETLEVTWGGRTIAQILELSVDDAHEVFAAAEGSAQVTAIMCALETLQAVGLGYLRLGQGAPELSGGEAQRIKLATELQRSRNSYRGHTVYLLDEPTTGLHPADIALLNAELHKLVDAGQTVVVVEHNLSVIAEADTVIELGPGAGAAGGKIVATGTPGEVAKQDSPTGSALAAAAS; translated from the coding sequence ATGATTAGCGTCCGCGACGCCCACCTTCATAACCTGCGCAACGTCGACGTCGATATTCCGCGCGGCAAAGTCGTCGCCGTGACTGGCGTTTCAGGTTCGGGTAAGTCTTCCCTTGCTTTCGGCACCATCCACGGAGAAGGCCAGCGCCGCTACCTCGAATCCGTCGCGCCTTTTGCACGCCGCCTCATCGGCTCCGCCGTGGATCCGCAGGTCAGTCAGATTGAAGGCCTTCCACCCACAGTGGCTCTCGAGCAGTCCACCTCAGCGGGCGGCGCGCGCTCGACCGTCGGCACGATTTCCGCCATCTCCAATTCCGTGCGTCTGCTCTATTCGCGCGCCGGGGATAACCCGGAAGGCCTGTACTCCGATTCCTTTTCGCCGAATACGCCCGAGGGGATGTGTCCGGAGTGCCAGGGCACGGGCGTGGTGCATGTGGCGACCGAGGAGTCGATGGTTCCGGACCAGTCCTTGAGCATCGAGGAGGGCGCCATCGCCGCCTGGCCCGGTGCATGGGCAGGCAAGAACTTCCATGACATCCTCATGACTTTGGGCTATGACATGGATTCCCCGTGGCGCGAGCTCCCGCGCGCAGACCGAGACTGGATCCTCTTCACCGAGGAACGCCCCGTGGTCACCGTCAAGCCACTGCGCGGCGCTGACCAGATTCAGCGCAACTACGAAGGCACGTGGCGCTCGGTGGCCAGCTACCTCAACAAGACTCTCGCGGAAACGCAGTCCGAGAGCTTGCGCAAGCGCACGCTCCAGTACATGGAGTCACACACCTGCCCGACCTGCCAGGGCCGCCGGCTGAATCCGCGCGCGCTGCAGGTCACTTACGCGGGCCTGCCAATCGACGCCCTCAACGACCTACCCTTGGATGAGCTCCACGATTTGCTTGCCAAGCAGAAACCGGAAGAAAACAGCGCCGAGGATCTCTTACTCAAACAGGTTATTCCTGCCTTGACCTCCGCCCTGGAACTCGGCCTGGCGCACCTGAGCCTAGGCCGCCCCACGGAGACGCTTTCGGCCGGCGAATTACAAAGAATCCGCCTCGCCGCGCAGCTGCGCTCGGGGCTCTTCGGCGTCACCTACGTGCTGGACGAGCCCTCCGCTGGCCTGCACCCAGAGGAGCGCACTGCCGTCATGGACATCTGCCGCCGCTTCGTCGACGCCGGCAACACCGTCCTGCTGGTTGAGCACGACATGGATTTGGTCGCACAGGCTGACTGGCTTGTCGACGTCGGCCCTCGCGCCGGCGAAGGCGGCGGCCAGGTACTGTACTCCGGCCCAGTCGCCGACTATGTTGCCGATACCCCGACCAGTAAGGCGCTGGCACGGCGTCGTTTGGCATTGAATGAGACCCCACGAAAGAGCGAGAAACAACTGCACTTGCGCGGCATTAAGGCGCGCAATCTGCGCGGGCTCGACGTGGACTTTGCACTAGGCGCCTTCACTGCAGTCACGGGTGTCTCCGGTTCGGGAAAATCCACGCTGGTCTCGACGGTTCTTGCAGGTCTGTTGCGCGATCAGGCAACCGCCGTGACCGACGCCGAGGAACAACCCGACGGTGCGGCCCGGCAGTGGAGTGTCGAAAACACAGAAAATCTCGGCGAAGTCACCCGCCTGGTGCAAATCACTCAGAAGCCCATTGGCCGCACGCCGCGCTCGACGCTCGCGACCTATACCGGCCTCTTCGACCACGTCCGCAAGCTTTTTGCCAACACACAAGAAGCCAAGCAGCGCAAGTGGACGGTCTCGCGCTTTTCCTACAACGTCAAACAAGGGCAGTGCCCTACCTGCGGCGGCGCGGGGCAAATCGAGGTTGAGTTGGTCTTCCTTCCCGGTTCTTACACGCTATGCCCGGATTGCCAGGGCAAACGCTATAACCCTGAAACACTCGAGGTGACGTGGGGTGGGCGCACGATTGCGCAGATCCTGGAGTTAAGCGTTGACGACGCCCACGAGGTATTCGCCGCCGCTGAAGGCTCCGCGCAGGTCACTGCAATCATGTGCGCGCTGGAGACCCTCCAGGCGGTGGGGCTGGGCTACCTGCGCTTAGGCCAGGGCGCGCCCGAGCTTTCCGGCGGTGAGGCCCAGCGCATCAAGTTGGCCACCGAGCTGCAGCGCTCGCGCAATTCCTACCGCGGGCACACGGTTTACCTCCTCGATGAGCCAACCACTGGTCTGCACCCAGCGGACATCGCCTTGCTGAATGCAGAGCTGCACAAGCTTGTCGACGCCGGGCAGACCGTCGTCGTGGTCGAGCACAATCTCTCGGTTATCGCGGAGGCAGATACGGTCATCGAGCTGGGCCCTGGTGCCGGTGCGGCGGGCGGAAAGATTGTGGCTACCGGCACGCCAGGCGAGGTTGCCAAGCAGGACAGTCCAACTGGCAGCGCGCTGGCTGCCGCTGCAAGTTAA
- a CDS encoding DUF3592 domain-containing protein, which yields MRPPKAPKAAVAPRYTPVVYRRRLHQLIIALYAASIVAMLGMMVGAFLNDRSIESNPGRALATVTDVGITRTYVDFQDSEGIYHSPQSGLLYPTGLGEGQQVWVLYSQSDPDLVKVEGREWTLSILPALSSMVVASLIAAAAWWTVGLSTRAAERRRQANESVNQNFPQASPES from the coding sequence GTGCGGCCGCCCAAGGCGCCGAAGGCGGCAGTGGCCCCGCGCTACACGCCTGTCGTGTATCGCCGGCGCCTGCATCAGCTCATCATTGCGTTGTACGCGGCGTCGATTGTCGCGATGCTGGGGATGATGGTGGGGGCTTTCTTAAACGATCGCTCCATCGAGTCCAATCCGGGCCGCGCGTTGGCGACGGTCACGGACGTAGGAATCACAAGAACCTACGTCGATTTCCAGGACTCCGAAGGCATCTACCATTCCCCGCAATCCGGCCTGCTTTATCCCACCGGGCTGGGGGAGGGCCAGCAGGTCTGGGTGCTCTACTCGCAAAGTGACCCTGACCTAGTAAAAGTCGAGGGCCGCGAATGGACGCTGTCTATCCTCCCGGCGCTTTCCTCGATGGTCGTGGCCAGCCTGATTGCCGCGGCAGCATGGTGGACGGTGGGATTGAGCACGCGGGCGGCGGAGCGGCGTCGCCAAGCAAATGAAAGTGTTAACCAAAATTTTCCGCAGGCTTCACCGGAATCCTAG